In Candidatus Deferrimicrobium sp., the genomic window CCGCGGCGTGAACGTCTACCCCGGCCAGGTCGACGAGGTCCTCTCGCGGATCGGGCGGATCGGGAGCGAGTACCAGGTTCTCCTCGATCGGAAGGCCGACGGGAAGGATTACATGACGGTCAAGGTCGAGCGCGCCGCGGACGCCGCGGGGGCCGACACCGCATCGATCGCCCGCGTCGTCGCGTCGGAGATCAAGAGGAACCTGATGGTCTCCTGCGCGGTGGACATGATCCCGTACGGGACCCTCCCGCGCTCCGAGCGCAAGACGAAACGGATCTTCGACAACCGCCCCGTCTGACCCGGTCCCTTCGATCTGGGGCACCTCCATGCGGTTCCTGCGGGCCGACCGGCAGGTCCGCGAGCGCACCCGGAAACTCGCGCTCACGCAGGACGCCATCATCCAGAGCCTGGCCGCGCTGACGGAGACCCGGCCCCATGAAACCGGGGGCCACATCCAGCGGACACGGCACTACATCCGTGTCCTTGCCGGACGCCTGCAGGCGCGCCCGGAATTCCGGAACCGCCTGGACGACGCCACCGTGGATCTCCTCTTCCGCCTCGCCCCCCTCCACGACATCGGCAAGGTCGGCGTGCGCGACCGGATCCTCCTGAAACCGGACCGGTTGACGCCGGAAGAGTACGAGGAGATGAAACGGCACACGCTGTACGGGTCCGAGACGATCCGGTTGGCGAAACGGATGATGGGGGAAGACGCCTTTTTCCAGATCGCGGACGATCTCGTCCTCAACCACCACGAGCGGTGGGATGGATCGGGGTATCCGAACGGTCTGAGGGAGGAATCGATCCCCCTGCCGGGGCGCCTGATGGCCGTGGCAGACGCCTACGATGCGATCATCTCGCCCCGCGTCTACAAGCCCGCGCAGATGCACGAGGAGGCGGTCCGCATCATG contains:
- a CDS encoding phenylacetate--CoA ligase family protein, which gives rise to RSRDLTRLIEGPCPCGCILPRHDRILGRSDDMVVFRGVNVYPGQVDEVLSRIGRIGSEYQVLLDRKADGKDYMTVKVERAADAAGADTASIARVVASEIKRNLMVSCAVDMIPYGTLPRSERKTKRIFDNRPV
- a CDS encoding HD-GYP domain-containing protein, which translates into the protein MRFLRADRQVRERTRKLALTQDAIIQSLAALTETRPHETGGHIQRTRHYIRVLAGRLQARPEFRNRLDDATVDLLFRLAPLHDIGKVGVRDRILLKPDRLTPEEYEEMKRHTLYGSETIRLAKRMMGEDAFFQIADDLVLNHHERWDGSGYPNGLREESIPLPGRLMAVADAYDAIISPRVYKPAQMHEEAVRIMREKRGTYFDPDVVDAFLEVIEEFREIAARFAGAGVEPELPPET